A window of Sutcliffiella cohnii contains these coding sequences:
- a CDS encoding gamma carbonic anhydrase family protein, whose amino-acid sequence MYKLYPYKDKKPNIDSTTYIADFAVITGDVTIGQQCSIWFHTVIRGDVAPTIIGNRVNIQDQSLLHQSPNRPLVIEDDVTIGHQCTLHSSIIRKDALIGMNSIILDGAEIGEGAFIGAGSLVPPGKVIPPNTLAFGRPAKVIRDLNDEDRKDMARIRREYVEKGQYYKSIQS is encoded by the coding sequence ATGTATAAACTTTATCCTTACAAAGATAAGAAACCAAATATTGATTCTACCACATATATTGCTGATTTCGCAGTAATTACTGGTGACGTTACAATTGGCCAACAGTGTAGTATATGGTTTCACACTGTAATACGCGGTGATGTCGCTCCAACTATTATTGGAAACCGAGTAAATATTCAAGATCAGTCTCTTCTTCACCAAAGTCCAAATCGTCCGTTAGTTATAGAGGATGACGTTACAATCGGCCATCAATGCACATTACATAGCTCGATTATTCGAAAAGACGCACTAATAGGCATGAATTCCATTATTTTAGATGGTGCTGAAATAGGAGAAGGAGCTTTTATAGGGGCAGGTAGCTTAGTACCTCCCGGCAAAGTAATTCCTCCTAATACGCTAGCGTTCGGAAGACCAGCAAAAGTAATTCGAGATTTAAATGACGAAGATCGTAAAGATATGGCACGTATTAGAAGAGAATATGTGGAAAAAGGCCAATATTACAAATCCATCCAATCATAA
- a CDS encoding phosphatase PAP2 family protein, with translation MAKLFTHIYTFECFLFKYINQFYKRKLLNTFFHGVTHLGGASFTISISLLFIIFSSHSLHTTAIASAVALTISHIPVALLKKLLPRKRPYLVIEHINVTQNPLKDHSFPSGHTTAIFSIVVPFIIFYPTLSILLLPVACAVGLSRIYLGLHYPSDVIVGCLLGCTAGYVSHAFIHTYFI, from the coding sequence ATGGCTAAGCTTTTCACTCACATTTATACATTCGAATGCTTCCTTTTTAAGTATATTAACCAATTTTACAAGAGAAAGCTATTAAACACATTTTTTCATGGGGTTACACATTTAGGTGGAGCATCTTTTACTATTTCAATTTCACTACTTTTCATTATTTTTTCTTCTCATTCACTGCATACTACTGCAATAGCAAGTGCAGTTGCTCTTACTATTAGCCATATTCCAGTTGCTCTATTAAAAAAATTATTACCTAGGAAACGTCCCTATTTAGTAATTGAACATATTAACGTTACTCAAAATCCTTTAAAAGATCATTCTTTTCCATCTGGTCATACGACAGCAATCTTTTCCATTGTAGTTCCTTTTATTATTTTTTATCCTACATTATCAATTTTATTACTGCCTGTCGCTTGTGCTGTCGGTCTTTCTAGAATTTATTTAGGACTGCACTATCCATCAGATGTTATTGTCGGTTGTTTACTAGGCTGTACAGCGGGATATGTTTCTCATGCTTTTATACACACCTATTTTATCTAA
- a CDS encoding glycosyltransferase family 4 protein, whose protein sequence is MKIAIFTDTFFPEVNGVAKTLKRYTDYLTKEQIEFRVFAPESTEKEFFSTHVHRFTSFPFFLYPECRLALPKTSQVKEELIRFKPDIIHVATPFNMGLCGLHYAKKLNIPIVGSYHTDFDKYLEYYDLQLFSKLLWKYMGWFHRPLEKIFVPSIQTEEHLTKKGFTRLAIWSRGVDSTVFHPLFNEQEVRGKYNIKEKYILLYVGRLAPEKDVLLLPEIAENLPPEIKQNSHWLVVGDGPLKEELKKLAPKNMTFTGFLKGEELAAVYASANVFVFPSTTETFGNVVLEALACGTPTIAANAGGVRSIVKEGVTGFLCVEKDTNEFVEKITYFLKNEAVMYNMSQKARQYALTQSWDSIFDNLVMEYEEVLKSIALQHLA, encoded by the coding sequence ATGAAAATCGCTATTTTCACTGATACTTTTTTTCCTGAAGTTAATGGGGTTGCGAAGACTTTAAAACGCTATACAGATTATTTAACAAAGGAACAAATTGAATTCCGTGTTTTTGCACCGGAAAGTACCGAAAAAGAATTTTTCTCTACACATGTTCATCGTTTTACTAGTTTTCCATTTTTCCTATATCCAGAATGTCGACTCGCCTTACCTAAAACATCACAAGTAAAAGAAGAGCTTATTCGATTTAAGCCTGACATTATACACGTTGCTACTCCCTTTAATATGGGGTTATGTGGATTGCATTATGCGAAAAAACTAAACATCCCCATTGTCGGTTCGTATCATACAGATTTCGATAAATATTTAGAGTATTATGACCTTCAATTGTTTTCTAAACTTCTTTGGAAATACATGGGATGGTTTCATCGGCCGTTAGAAAAAATATTTGTTCCTTCTATACAAACCGAAGAACATTTAACAAAAAAAGGTTTTACAAGGTTAGCTATTTGGTCACGAGGTGTAGATAGTACCGTTTTTCATCCATTATTTAATGAACAGGAAGTGAGGGGGAAATATAATATTAAAGAAAAATATATCCTCTTATATGTAGGTAGACTTGCACCGGAAAAAGATGTTTTACTCTTACCTGAAATTGCTGAAAACCTACCTCCAGAAATCAAGCAAAACTCGCACTGGTTAGTAGTTGGCGATGGCCCACTTAAAGAAGAATTAAAGAAACTTGCACCAAAAAACATGACTTTTACAGGTTTTTTAAAAGGAGAAGAGTTGGCAGCAGTATATGCTAGCGCTAACGTTTTTGTATTTCCGTCTACAACAGAAACGTTCGGTAATGTAGTGTTAGAAGCATTAGCCTGTGGCACCCCAACGATTGCGGCAAATGCAGGTGGAGTACGTTCGATTGTCAAAGAAGGAGTAACAGGGTTTTTATGTGTTGAAAAAGATACGAATGAGTTTGTAGAAAAAATTACTTATTTTTTAAAAAATGAGGCTGTTATGTATAATATGAGTCAAAAAGCAAGACAATACGCATTAACACAGTCCTGGGATTCTATTTTCGATAATTTAGTAATGGAATACGAAGAAGTGTTAAAAAGTATTGCTCTTCAACATTTAGCTTAA
- a CDS encoding YebC/PmpR family DNA-binding transcriptional regulator, which produces MGRKWNNIKEKKAAKDANTSRIYAKFGREIYVVAKQGEPDPELNQALRFVLEKAKTYNVPRAIIDRAIEKAKGGGEETYDKLRYEGFGPNGSMVIVDALTNNVNRTASEVRAAFGKNGGNMGVSGSVAYMFDSTAVIGVEGKSADEVLELLMEADLDARDILEEEDTVIVYAEPDQFHAVQEAFKNAGVTEFKVAELTMLPQTEVTLSEDSLAQFEKMIDALEDLEDVQQVYHNVDLG; this is translated from the coding sequence ATGGGCCGTAAATGGAACAACATTAAAGAAAAAAAGGCTGCAAAAGATGCAAATACGAGCCGAATATATGCGAAATTCGGTCGTGAAATTTATGTAGTAGCAAAACAGGGAGAGCCTGACCCAGAACTAAATCAAGCATTACGCTTTGTTTTAGAAAAGGCAAAAACATATAATGTTCCGAGAGCAATTATTGACCGTGCCATTGAAAAAGCAAAAGGTGGCGGAGAAGAAACTTACGATAAACTTCGTTACGAAGGATTTGGTCCGAATGGTTCAATGGTTATAGTAGATGCATTAACGAACAATGTGAATAGAACAGCTTCGGAAGTTCGTGCTGCTTTTGGTAAAAATGGTGGTAACATGGGTGTAAGTGGTTCTGTCGCTTACATGTTCGATTCGACTGCGGTTATTGGTGTAGAAGGGAAGTCTGCTGACGAGGTATTAGAGTTATTAATGGAAGCAGATCTTGATGCACGTGATATATTAGAGGAAGAAGATACGGTCATCGTTTATGCAGAGCCAGACCAATTTCATGCTGTTCAAGAGGCGTTTAAAAATGCAGGGGTTACAGAATTTAAAGTAGCGGAATTAACAATGTTACCTCAAACGGAAGTAACCTTATCGGAAGATTCATTAGCACAGTTTGAGAAAATGATTGATGCGTTAGAAGATTTAGAAGATGTTCAACAAGTTTATCATAACGTAGACTTAGGCTAA